A stretch of Fulvia fulva chromosome 4, complete sequence DNA encodes these proteins:
- a CDS encoding Mitogen-activated protein kinase kinase 7, whose translation MAGHITWLPTFGSQCERLSQHKSQRTRPLPLRLRTYSNTGFQSQSQDFNDNCDAIRTRHKSVSAAVDVGDMSPCTVLEAGQDEEEDRHGMEDVVTDFESPRTSVDGSVSGMSDIFSLAGSPSTPLTALSSERSSLDIDAAGVITYDFSKLDYELERAKVLGEGLWSTVYLAEQKRTQPARSRGSSLLLSPQKSPRLFRSSRATSTPRLLAVKTPARQDAKEIFRQEARILTHLQRRTAASQYIVPFCGLDERNQSLVFEAIIGGSLEGLCGRMKQMTEVARHLELIALFPGIAYDLINGLDFLHSNGVVHADIKPGNILLDISEHATDQKPVIRARYIDFSAAFMPEKDDPSNAGGTWDYMAPEQMRIQPEWNTPTFASDVWSLGLTLLYILVGGSPYTAACGGNNFMLREAIKSGDPLQFARMDPVARKRLAACQDFVDCCRQALKKDRENRVKADSWVNWLEGWQLDD comes from the coding sequence ATGGCGGGCCACATTACTTGGCTACCAACGTTCGGATCGCAATGTGAGAGGCTTTCGCAACACAAGTCGCAACGAACACGGCCACTTCCCTTGCGATTGAGGACGTACTCCAACACCGGCTTCCAGAGTCAAAGTCAAGATTTTAACGACAACTGCGATGCGATACGTACTCGCCACAAATCCGTGTCAGCGGCCGTGGATGTTGGCGACATGAGTCCCTGCACGGTTCTTGAGGCCGGACAGGACGAGGAGGAGGACAGGCACGGAATGGAAGATGTCGTTACCGATTTCGAGAGTCCCAGGACGTCGGTTGATGGCAGCGTCAGTGGAATGTCCGATATCTTCAGTTTGGCCGGGTCTCCTTCGACACCATTGACTGCGCTGTCCAGCGAGCGAAGCTCTCTCGATATCGATGCGGCAGGCGTTATCACTTACGATTTCAGCAAGCTCGACTATGAGCTGGAGCGTGCGAAAGTTCTCGGCGAAGGGCTGTGGAGTACAGTCTACCTTGCAGAACAGAAGCGGACCCAGCCAGCTCGTAGTAGAGGGTCATCCTTACTACTCTCGCCTCAGAAGTCTCCCAGACTGTTCAGGAGCTCTCGCGCAACGTCCACTCCGCGTTTACTGGCGGTCAAGACGCCAGCACGCCAGGATGCTAAGGAAATCTTCCGGCAAGAAGCGAGAATACTGACACATCTCCAGCGCCGAACCGCGGCAAGCCAATACATCGTCCCATTCTGCGGCCTGGACGAGCGAAACCAATCCCTCGTCTTCGAAGCCATTATCGGAGGATCTCTAGAAGGCCTATGCGGTCGAATGAAGCAAATGACCGAAGTAGCCCGCCACCTAGAATTGATCGCTCTCTTCCCCGGCATCGCCTACGACCTGATCAACGGCCTCGACTTCCTGCATTCCAATGGCGTAGTCCACGCCGATATCAAGCCCGGGAACATCCTCCTCGACATTTCAGAGCACGCGACTGATCAGAAGCCTGTGATCCGAGCTCGTTATATTGACTTCTCAGCTGCTTTCATGCCGGAGAAGGACGATCCATCGAATGCTGGTGGGACCTGGGACTACATGGCTCCTGAGCAGATGCGGATTCAGCCGGAGTGGAATACACCAACATTTGCGAGTGACGTGTGGAGCCTGGGACTGACTCTGCTGTACATCCTGGTGGGAGGGTCGCCGTATACTGCAGCTTGTGGTGGCAACAATTTCATGCTTCGCGAAGCCATCAAGAGCGGCGATCCTCTTCAATTCGCTCGGATGGATCCAGTCGCGCGGAAAAGACTGGCTGCTTGTCAGGACTTTGTGGATTGTTGTCGGCAGGCGTTGAAAAAGGATCGCGAAAACCGGGTGAAGGCTGATTCTTGGGTGAACTGGCTGGAAGGTTGGCAGCTGGATGATTAG